A part of Anabas testudineus chromosome 9, fAnaTes1.2, whole genome shotgun sequence genomic DNA contains:
- the LOC113150143 gene encoding P2X purinoceptor 4-like, translating into MTKSAGFSCLSCVFDYETSKTLVIPSKGIGCVFRFAQLLVLLYVVGYVCVMQKAYQERDPVISSVTTKVKGFAYTNTSYMEPRFWDVADYVIPPQGENSFFVLTNVIMTPKQIQSRCPELPSPSTSCVDDCDCFEGHNDPRGSGIQTGLCVNYSATVQTCEVLSWCPLEQDTMVPEPALLNAAADFTVLIKNSITYPKFKVNRRNILPHINSSYLKKCEFNPSTDPDCPIFRLKNIASEAGEDFQDMAVKGGILGIFIDWSCDLDWGAHRCFPKYSFRRLDNKNPVNNVAPGYNFRFAKYYQTPDGQESRTLIKAYGIRFDIIVFGTGGKFGIVPTIINLGAALTILALIPAVCDWILLTCMSKRDLYKKNKVTHLNEADSEPVSMGTTYGTQ; encoded by the exons ATGACCAAGTCTGCAGGGTTCAGCTGTCTGAGTTGTGTGTTTGATTATGAAACATCAAAAACACTGGTTATTCCAAGCAAGGGGATCGGTTGTGTGTTCAGGTTTGCCCAGCTCCTGGTGTTGCTGTATGTGGTGGG atatgtgtgtgtgatgcaaaAGGCTTACCAGGAGAGAGACCCTGTCATCAGCAGTGTAACCACCAAAGTCAAAGGTTTTGCCTACACCAACACATCTTACATGGAGCCCCGTTTTTGGGACGTGGCTGATTATGTGATCCCCCCTCAG GGTGAAAACTCCTTTTTTGTGCTGACGAATGTGATTATGACTCCAAAACAAATTCAGTCACGGTGTCCTGAG cttccaAGTCCATCAACAAGTTGCGTGGATGATTGTGACTGCTTCGAGGGACACAATGATCCTCGAGGGAGTG GTATACAAACAGGGCTGTGTGTGAACTACTCTGCAACTGTCCAGACCTGTGAAGTACTCTCATGGTGTCCACTTGAACAAGATACTATGGTGCCTGA ACCTGCACTcctgaatgcagcagcagactTCACTGTGCTGATTAAAAACAGCATAACATACCCAAAGTTCAAAGTTAACAG GAGAAACATACTGCCACATATTAACTCTTCATACCTGAAGAAGTGTGAATTCAATCCTTCAACAGACCCTGACTGCCCCATATTCCGCCTCAAAAACATTGCTTCGGAGGCTGGAGAGGACTTTCAAGACATGGCTGTGAAA GGTGGCATCCTGGGTATTTTCATTGACTGGAGCTGTGATCTGGACTGGGGGGCACACAGATGTTTCCCCAAGTACAGCTTCCGTAGGCTGGACAACAAAAACCCTGTCAACAATGTGGCTCCTGGATACAACTTCAG GTTTGCCAAATACTACCAGACTCCAGATGGACAGGAAAGCAGAACCTTGATCAAAGCATACGGGATCCGATTCGACATCATTGTGTTTGGCACT GGAGGTAAATTTGGAATTGTACCAACTATTATTAATTTAGGTGCAGCGTTAACAATCCTTGCTTTG attcctgctgtgtgtgactGGATTTTGTTGACATGCATGAGTAAAAGAgatctttataaaaaaaataaagtcacacattTGAATGAAGCTGACTCTGAACCA GTGTCAATGGGAACCACCTATGGAACTCAGTAA
- the LOC113150809 gene encoding zinc finger and BTB domain-containing protein 26 isoform X4 — MSGCHGNSGWIQFHLVFQEDVTLLSPVLYLLFSFRSSFFISPSRNDTDRCAAATGSRFTMAQNQVILQFRFATFGDSMLQKMNLLRHQRRFCDVTVRINQLEVPGHKVVFAAGSSFLRDQFILQQDSREVQITMIQEAEVGRQLLLSCYTGQLEFPELELVHYLTVASFLQMGHIVEQCTQALSKFIKPQAARQLEVDVRREKREEGFSSQTQREQERSQVRIVHHEEEEDVEQVEDDNTCNDDDDDDDDDDDVIIQPKSPLQILSRRQRQTEESDITIVKVESVSDVAENSITGHFPTSPPAALHSPEPQHSLINSTVDSRGSEMAVPPGIASYPLSPPPPSPPVEKHSGHQRNYDKPLQWYHQCPKCARVFRQLENYANHLKMHKLFMCLLCGKTFTQKGNLHRHMRVHAGIKPFQCKICGKTFTQKCSLLDHLNLHSGDKPHRCNYCDMVFAHKPVLRKHLKQIHGKNSFDNANEGSLHDGGLDFDFGRI, encoded by the exons ATGTCTGGTTGCCATGGTAATTCTGGGTGGATACAGTTTCACCTG GTTTTTCAAGAAGACGTGACACTGCTGAGTCCTGTTCTGTACctttt GTTTAGCTTCCGGAGCAGCTTCTTCATCTCTCCGTCCAGAAACGACACAG ACAGGTGCGCTGCTGCTACTGGCTCTAGGTTCACTATGGCCCAGAACCAGGTGATCCTCCAGTTCAGATTTGCCACGTTCGGGGACTCCATGCTGCAGAAGATGAACCTGCTACGACACCAGAGACGtttctgtgatgtcactgtgcGTATCAACCAGCTTGAGGTCCCTGGTCATAAAGTGGTGTTTGCTGCTGGCTCCTCTTTCCTTAGGGACCAGTTCATCCTCCAGCAGGACTCCAGGGAGGTCCAGATCACCATGATCCAAGAGGCTGAGGTGGGCCGGCAGCTGCTTTTGTCCTGTTACACAGGCCAGCTGGAGTTTCCTGAGCTAGAGCTGGTGCATTACCTGACAGTGGCCAGCTTCCTCCAGATGGGCCACATTGTGGAGCAGTGCACTCAGGCCCTCAGCAAATTCATCAAACCTCAGGCTGCACGACAGCTGGAGGTGGATgtgaggagggagaaaagggagGAAGGTTTTTCCTCCCAGACTCAGAGAGAGCAGGAGCGCTCTCAGGTGCGGATTGTCCAccatgaggaggaggaggacgtaGAGCAGGTTGAGGATGACAACACCTGCAAcgatgacgacgatgatgatgacgatgatgatgatgtcatcataCAGCCTAAGTCCCCGCTCCAGATTCTGAGCAGAcgccagagacagacagaagagagtGACATCACTATAGTAAAAGTGGAGTCTGTGTCTGACGTAGCAGAAAACTCCATCACCGGTCACTTCCCCACCAGCCCACCCGCGGCACTCCACTCCCCTGAGCCCCAGCATTCGCTTATCAACTCCACTGTGGACAGTCGTGGCAGTGAGATGGCGGTTCCACCTGGCATCGCCAGTTACCCGCTCAGCCCCCCTCCACCATCCCCTCCCGTAGAGAAACACAGCGGGCACCAGCGGAACTATGACAAACCTCTGCAATGGTACCACCAGTGCCCCAAGTGTGCCCGGGTCTTCCGTCAACTGGAGAATTACGCCAACCATCTCAAGATGCACAAGCTGTTCATGTGCCTCCTGTGTGGCAAGACATTCACGCAGAAGGGCAACCTGCACCGACACATGCGCGTCCACGCCGGCATCAAGCCCTTCCAGTGTAAGATCTGCGGGAAGACCTTCACTCAAAAGTGTTCCTTGCTGGATCACCTAAACCTGCACAGTGGGGACAAACCACACCGCTGCAACTACTGTGACATGGTGTTTGCTCATAAGCCAGTTCTCCGAAAGCATCTCAAACAGATCCACGGCAAGAACAGCTTCGACAACGCAAATGAAGGCAGCCTACATGATGGAGGGCTTGACTTTGATTTTGGCCGAATATGA
- the LOC113150809 gene encoding zinc finger and BTB domain-containing protein 26 isoform X3, whose amino-acid sequence MSGCHGNSGWIQFHLVFQEDVTLLSPVLYLLFSFRSSFFISPSRNDTGQCPTDNNPSLQAHYRCAAATGSRFTMAQNQVILQFRFATFGDSMLQKMNLLRHQRRFCDVTVRINQLEVPGHKVVFAAGSSFLRDQFILQQDSREVQITMIQEAEVGRQLLLSCYTGQLEFPELELVHYLTVASFLQMGHIVEQCTQALSKFIKPQAARQLEVDVRREKREEGFSSQTQREQERSQVRIVHHEEEEDVEQVEDDNTCNDDDDDDDDDDDVIIQPKSPLQILSRRQRQTEESDITIVKVESVSDVAENSITGHFPTSPPAALHSPEPQHSLINSTVDSRGSEMAVPPGIASYPLSPPPPSPPVEKHSGHQRNYDKPLQWYHQCPKCARVFRQLENYANHLKMHKLFMCLLCGKTFTQKGNLHRHMRVHAGIKPFQCKICGKTFTQKCSLLDHLNLHSGDKPHRCNYCDMVFAHKPVLRKHLKQIHGKNSFDNANEGSLHDGGLDFDFGRI is encoded by the exons ATGTCTGGTTGCCATGGTAATTCTGGGTGGATACAGTTTCACCTG GTTTTTCAAGAAGACGTGACACTGCTGAGTCCTGTTCTGTACctttt GTTTAGCTTCCGGAGCAGCTTCTTCATCTCTCCGTCCAGAAACGACACAGGTCAGTGTCCCACCGACAACAACCCTTCACTCCAGGCTCATT ACAGGTGCGCTGCTGCTACTGGCTCTAGGTTCACTATGGCCCAGAACCAGGTGATCCTCCAGTTCAGATTTGCCACGTTCGGGGACTCCATGCTGCAGAAGATGAACCTGCTACGACACCAGAGACGtttctgtgatgtcactgtgcGTATCAACCAGCTTGAGGTCCCTGGTCATAAAGTGGTGTTTGCTGCTGGCTCCTCTTTCCTTAGGGACCAGTTCATCCTCCAGCAGGACTCCAGGGAGGTCCAGATCACCATGATCCAAGAGGCTGAGGTGGGCCGGCAGCTGCTTTTGTCCTGTTACACAGGCCAGCTGGAGTTTCCTGAGCTAGAGCTGGTGCATTACCTGACAGTGGCCAGCTTCCTCCAGATGGGCCACATTGTGGAGCAGTGCACTCAGGCCCTCAGCAAATTCATCAAACCTCAGGCTGCACGACAGCTGGAGGTGGATgtgaggagggagaaaagggagGAAGGTTTTTCCTCCCAGACTCAGAGAGAGCAGGAGCGCTCTCAGGTGCGGATTGTCCAccatgaggaggaggaggacgtaGAGCAGGTTGAGGATGACAACACCTGCAAcgatgacgacgatgatgatgacgatgatgatgatgtcatcataCAGCCTAAGTCCCCGCTCCAGATTCTGAGCAGAcgccagagacagacagaagagagtGACATCACTATAGTAAAAGTGGAGTCTGTGTCTGACGTAGCAGAAAACTCCATCACCGGTCACTTCCCCACCAGCCCACCCGCGGCACTCCACTCCCCTGAGCCCCAGCATTCGCTTATCAACTCCACTGTGGACAGTCGTGGCAGTGAGATGGCGGTTCCACCTGGCATCGCCAGTTACCCGCTCAGCCCCCCTCCACCATCCCCTCCCGTAGAGAAACACAGCGGGCACCAGCGGAACTATGACAAACCTCTGCAATGGTACCACCAGTGCCCCAAGTGTGCCCGGGTCTTCCGTCAACTGGAGAATTACGCCAACCATCTCAAGATGCACAAGCTGTTCATGTGCCTCCTGTGTGGCAAGACATTCACGCAGAAGGGCAACCTGCACCGACACATGCGCGTCCACGCCGGCATCAAGCCCTTCCAGTGTAAGATCTGCGGGAAGACCTTCACTCAAAAGTGTTCCTTGCTGGATCACCTAAACCTGCACAGTGGGGACAAACCACACCGCTGCAACTACTGTGACATGGTGTTTGCTCATAAGCCAGTTCTCCGAAAGCATCTCAAACAGATCCACGGCAAGAACAGCTTCGACAACGCAAATGAAGGCAGCCTACATGATGGAGGGCTTGACTTTGATTTTGGCCGAATATGA
- the LOC113150809 gene encoding zinc finger and BTB domain-containing protein 26 isoform X6, which translates to MAQNQVILQFRFATFGDSMLQKMNLLRHQRRFCDVTVRINQLEVPGHKVVFAAGSSFLRDQFILQQDSREVQITMIQEAEVGRQLLLSCYTGQLEFPELELVHYLTVASFLQMGHIVEQCTQALSKFIKPQAARQLEVDVRREKREEGFSSQTQREQERSQVRIVHHEEEEDVEQVEDDNTCNDDDDDDDDDDDVIIQPKSPLQILSRRQRQTEESDITIVKVESVSDVAENSITGHFPTSPPAALHSPEPQHSLINSTVDSRGSEMAVPPGIASYPLSPPPPSPPVEKHSGHQRNYDKPLQWYHQCPKCARVFRQLENYANHLKMHKLFMCLLCGKTFTQKGNLHRHMRVHAGIKPFQCKICGKTFTQKCSLLDHLNLHSGDKPHRCNYCDMVFAHKPVLRKHLKQIHGKNSFDNANEGSLHDGGLDFDFGRI; encoded by the coding sequence ATGGCCCAGAACCAGGTGATCCTCCAGTTCAGATTTGCCACGTTCGGGGACTCCATGCTGCAGAAGATGAACCTGCTACGACACCAGAGACGtttctgtgatgtcactgtgcGTATCAACCAGCTTGAGGTCCCTGGTCATAAAGTGGTGTTTGCTGCTGGCTCCTCTTTCCTTAGGGACCAGTTCATCCTCCAGCAGGACTCCAGGGAGGTCCAGATCACCATGATCCAAGAGGCTGAGGTGGGCCGGCAGCTGCTTTTGTCCTGTTACACAGGCCAGCTGGAGTTTCCTGAGCTAGAGCTGGTGCATTACCTGACAGTGGCCAGCTTCCTCCAGATGGGCCACATTGTGGAGCAGTGCACTCAGGCCCTCAGCAAATTCATCAAACCTCAGGCTGCACGACAGCTGGAGGTGGATgtgaggagggagaaaagggagGAAGGTTTTTCCTCCCAGACTCAGAGAGAGCAGGAGCGCTCTCAGGTGCGGATTGTCCAccatgaggaggaggaggacgtaGAGCAGGTTGAGGATGACAACACCTGCAAcgatgacgacgatgatgatgacgatgatgatgatgtcatcataCAGCCTAAGTCCCCGCTCCAGATTCTGAGCAGAcgccagagacagacagaagagagtGACATCACTATAGTAAAAGTGGAGTCTGTGTCTGACGTAGCAGAAAACTCCATCACCGGTCACTTCCCCACCAGCCCACCCGCGGCACTCCACTCCCCTGAGCCCCAGCATTCGCTTATCAACTCCACTGTGGACAGTCGTGGCAGTGAGATGGCGGTTCCACCTGGCATCGCCAGTTACCCGCTCAGCCCCCCTCCACCATCCCCTCCCGTAGAGAAACACAGCGGGCACCAGCGGAACTATGACAAACCTCTGCAATGGTACCACCAGTGCCCCAAGTGTGCCCGGGTCTTCCGTCAACTGGAGAATTACGCCAACCATCTCAAGATGCACAAGCTGTTCATGTGCCTCCTGTGTGGCAAGACATTCACGCAGAAGGGCAACCTGCACCGACACATGCGCGTCCACGCCGGCATCAAGCCCTTCCAGTGTAAGATCTGCGGGAAGACCTTCACTCAAAAGTGTTCCTTGCTGGATCACCTAAACCTGCACAGTGGGGACAAACCACACCGCTGCAACTACTGTGACATGGTGTTTGCTCATAAGCCAGTTCTCCGAAAGCATCTCAAACAGATCCACGGCAAGAACAGCTTCGACAACGCAAATGAAGGCAGCCTACATGATGGAGGGCTTGACTTTGATTTTGGCCGAATATGA
- the LOC113150809 gene encoding sushi domain-containing protein 1 isoform X7, protein MKCRYCIHFVVTSFQREFECVIVCTNLCLYAEISCGPPLSPPNTKLLWDHTSRPGSMVLYECTDGFYLESGNNISICSISGVWGEVSVKCKATCGPVPFLANSEVVWHNRSIVIHRCVDGYHSWRGSNVSVCGSSGVWQIATLRCIERKPPVNHLFVLNEKCVHWKAEKYEEDTEVYKVTYTGSRDFQRSFRDKRKQFLRSKAEQLELCLNLLPLTNYSISITAVSARFTATITTNTSLPAPPAPVVHYREFETPVPTLMLRRSAYTLDPISLYQVFVLSVEGITVFDCSSPASSDVSIKSKSSSEYTAAQIRPVGTQMNFTVGDGLHYGGFYNAPLEDGKNYYIILRVVSQWKTALKSTCVLWAKVKGTSYVLRVSSLSAAASVCLVAMVILGGYSFTWFFKKT, encoded by the exons ATGAAATGTAGATACTGTATACATTTTGTGGTCACCAGCTTTCAAAGAgaatttgaatgtgttataGTCTGTACTAATTTATGTCTGTATGCAGAAATAAGCTGTGGTCCCCCACTAAGCCCCCCAAATACTAAGCTCCTATGGGACCACACCAGCAGACCAGGCAGCATGGTGTTGTATGAGTGTACGGATGGATTTTACCTGGAGAGTGGAAATAATATTTCAATATGTTCAATATCAGGAGTGTGGGGGGAAGTATCTGTAAAGTGCAAAG CTACATGTGGTCCGGTTCCCTTCCTTGCCAACTCAGAGGTGGTGTGGCATAACAGAAGCATAGTGATCCACCGTTGTGTGGACGGGTATCACAGCTGGAGGGGCAGcaatgtctctgtgtgtggcaGCTCTGGGGTGTGGCAGATAGCCACTCTGAGGTGCATAG AAAGAAAGCCACCTGTCAATCACCTGTTTGTCCTCAATGAAAAATGTGTGCATTGGAAAGCAGAAAAGTATGAAGAGGACACAGAAGTGTACAAG GTGACATACACAGGATCCAGAGACTTCCAGAGATCTTTTCGTGACAAAAGGAAACAGTTCCTGAGGTCTAAGGCTGAGCAGCTGGAACTCTGTCTCAACCTGCTTCCACTGACAAACTACAGCATCTCTATCACTGCAGTGTCTGCCAGGTTCACTGCTACCATCACAACTAACACCAGTCTACCAG CCCCTCCAGCACCAGTGGTTCACTACAGAGAATTTGAGACTCCTGTTCCAACACTCATGCTACGCAGATCAGCCTACACACTGGACCCAATAAG TTTGTACCAAGTGTTTGTGCTTTCTGTGGAGGGGATTACGGTGTTTGATTGTTCCTCTCCTGCAAGCTCAGACGTTTCAATCAAAAGCAAATCCTCTTCAGAGTACACTGCAGCCCAGATCAGACCTGTCGGGACACAGATGAATTTCACTGTAGGGGACGGACTCCACTACGGAGGCTTCTATAATGCACCACTGGAAGATGGCAAGAACTATTACATCATCTTACGAGTTGTCAGTCAGTGGAAAACA GCTTTAAAAAGTACATGTGTCCTGTGGGCTAAAGTAAAAG GTACATCCTATGTTTTGAGGGTCTCATcgctgtctgctgctgcatcagtATGTCTGGTTGCCATGGTAATTCTGGGTGGATACAGTTTCACCTG GTTTTTCAAGAAGACGTGA